In a single window of the Pandoraea pulmonicola genome:
- the aceE gene encoding pyruvate dehydrogenase (acetyl-transferring), homodimeric type gives MTQPLAVPDIDPQETREWLEAMEAVVAVEGRPRAHYLIDQLMDFDVAQYGDLHGKVTTAYVNTIPKSRQPAYPGDLGVERRLNAYIRWNAMVMVLRAGKHSNVGGHIATYQSAAVLYDVGFNHFFRGRTDTFGGDMVYIQGHSAPGIYARAYLEGRITEAQLDNFRREAGRDGLSSYPHPRLMPDFWQFPTVSMGLGPLTAAYQARFMRYAEYRGLLEHQGRKVWAFLGDGEMDQPESLAAISLAGRERLDNLVFVVNCNLQRLDGPVRGNAKIVQELEGTFRAAGWNVIKVLWGSGWDDLLARDTTGLLRQRMMECVDGEYQTFKSQNGAYVREHFFGKYPQLLELVAHLSDDEIWALTRGGHDPEKVYAAYAQAVGTQGRPSVVLVKTVKGFGMGEAGEGQNINHQLKKMSADAVRAFRDRFALPVSDDQLEDMPYLLPAPGSEEARYFAQRREALGGYVPSRVGKIAPLDVPPLSAFATQLKDSGERGVSTTMSFVRILTTLLKDPGIGKLIVPIVPDESRTFGMEGLFRQIGIHSYLGQLYTPQDAGQLSYYKEAKDGQILQEGINESGAISSWIAAGTAYSNHGLAAIPFYIFYSMFGLQRVGDLAWAAGDARTRGFLLGATSGRTTLMGEGLQHDDGHSHVLSSVIPNCVSYDPTFAYELAVIVQDGLRRMYVEQEDIYYYITLLNENYPNPALPEGAEAGILKGLYLLREAAHASATGAAAPRVQLMGSGAILREVIAASELLATDFGVAGDVWSATSLTELRRDGMAAERWNLLHPDASPRVPYVQQCLRDHAGPVVVATDYMKIVGDQIRPFVEDRRFVSLGTDGFGRSDTRESLRAFFEVDRHFIVLAALKALADDGAVPRSRVGEAIARYGIDVDKRDPASV, from the coding sequence ATGACCCAGCCGCTCGCAGTGCCCGACATCGACCCTCAGGAAACACGAGAGTGGCTGGAGGCGATGGAAGCGGTCGTCGCCGTCGAGGGCCGCCCGCGCGCGCACTACCTGATCGACCAGTTGATGGACTTCGACGTCGCGCAGTACGGCGACCTGCACGGCAAGGTGACGACGGCCTACGTCAACACCATTCCGAAGTCGCGCCAGCCCGCGTATCCCGGCGATCTGGGCGTGGAGCGCCGCCTGAATGCGTACATCCGCTGGAACGCCATGGTGATGGTGCTTCGCGCGGGCAAGCACTCCAACGTGGGCGGTCACATCGCCACGTACCAATCGGCCGCCGTGCTGTACGACGTGGGTTTCAACCACTTCTTCCGCGGCCGCACCGACACCTTCGGCGGCGACATGGTCTACATCCAGGGACATTCGGCCCCGGGCATTTATGCGCGCGCCTACCTCGAAGGGCGCATCACCGAAGCGCAGTTGGACAACTTCCGCCGCGAAGCCGGGCGCGACGGGCTGTCGTCGTATCCGCACCCGCGCCTCATGCCGGACTTCTGGCAATTCCCCACCGTCTCGATGGGCCTCGGTCCACTCACCGCCGCCTATCAGGCGCGCTTCATGCGCTATGCGGAATATCGCGGCCTGCTCGAGCATCAAGGCCGCAAGGTCTGGGCATTTCTCGGCGACGGCGAAATGGATCAGCCCGAGTCGCTGGCGGCCATTTCCCTCGCGGGTCGCGAGCGGCTCGACAACCTGGTCTTCGTCGTGAACTGCAACCTGCAGCGTCTCGATGGCCCCGTGCGCGGCAACGCCAAGATCGTGCAGGAGCTGGAGGGCACGTTCCGCGCCGCCGGCTGGAACGTGATCAAGGTGTTGTGGGGCAGCGGCTGGGACGACCTGCTCGCACGCGACACGACCGGGCTACTGCGTCAGCGCATGATGGAATGCGTGGACGGCGAGTACCAGACATTCAAGTCGCAAAACGGCGCGTACGTGCGCGAGCACTTTTTCGGCAAGTATCCACAGTTGCTCGAACTGGTCGCGCATCTGTCGGACGACGAGATCTGGGCGCTCACACGCGGCGGCCACGATCCGGAGAAGGTCTACGCCGCCTACGCACAGGCCGTCGGCACACAAGGCCGCCCGAGCGTGGTGCTCGTCAAGACGGTCAAGGGTTTCGGCATGGGCGAGGCCGGCGAGGGTCAGAACATCAACCACCAGTTGAAGAAAATGAGCGCGGACGCCGTACGCGCCTTCCGCGACCGCTTCGCGCTGCCGGTGTCCGACGACCAGCTCGAGGACATGCCGTATCTGCTGCCCGCCCCCGGCAGCGAAGAGGCACGCTACTTCGCGCAGCGCCGCGAAGCGCTCGGCGGCTACGTGCCGTCACGCGTCGGGAAGATCGCACCGCTCGACGTGCCGCCGTTGAGCGCATTTGCAACGCAGCTCAAGGACAGCGGCGAGCGCGGCGTGTCGACCACCATGTCGTTCGTGCGCATTCTGACCACGTTGCTCAAGGATCCGGGCATCGGCAAGCTGATCGTTCCGATCGTTCCCGACGAGTCGCGCACGTTCGGCATGGAAGGCCTGTTCCGCCAGATCGGCATTCACTCCTACCTGGGACAGCTCTACACGCCGCAGGACGCCGGTCAGTTGAGCTACTACAAGGAGGCGAAGGACGGACAGATCCTGCAGGAAGGCATCAACGAGTCGGGGGCGATCTCGTCGTGGATCGCCGCCGGCACGGCCTACAGCAATCACGGACTGGCGGCCATTCCGTTCTACATCTTCTATTCGATGTTCGGCCTGCAGCGCGTCGGCGATCTGGCCTGGGCCGCCGGCGACGCACGCACGCGCGGCTTCCTGCTCGGCGCCACCTCCGGGCGCACCACGCTCATGGGCGAGGGCCTGCAGCACGACGACGGACACAGCCACGTGCTGTCCTCGGTGATCCCGAACTGCGTGTCGTACGACCCGACGTTCGCCTACGAACTCGCGGTGATCGTCCAGGACGGTCTGCGCCGGATGTACGTCGAGCAGGAGGACATCTACTACTACATCACGCTGCTCAACGAGAACTATCCGAATCCGGCGCTTCCGGAGGGCGCCGAGGCCGGCATTCTCAAGGGGCTCTATCTGTTGCGCGAGGCGGCCCACGCGTCGGCAACCGGGGCAGCCGCACCGCGTGTGCAGTTGATGGGCAGCGGCGCGATTCTGCGCGAAGTCATCGCGGCAAGCGAGTTGCTGGCGACGGATTTCGGCGTGGCCGGCGACGTGTGGAGTGCGACCAGCCTGACCGAGCTGCGCCGCGACGGCATGGCCGCGGAGCGCTGGAACCTCCTGCATCCCGACGCGTCTCCCCGCGTGCCGTATGTGCAGCAGTGCCTGCGCGATCATGCGGGCCCGGTCGTGGTCGCCACCGATTACATGAAGATCGTGGGCGACCAGATCCGGCCGTTCGTCGAGGACCGCCGCTTCGTTTCGCTCGGCACGGACGGCTTCGGCCGCTCCGACACGCGCGAATCGCTGCGCGCGTTCTTCGAGGTCGACCGCCACTTCATCGTGCTGGCCGCGTTGAAGGCACTTGCCGACGACGGCGCGGTGCCGCGTTCGCGCGTCGGTGAAGCGATCGCCCGCTACGGGATCGAC
- a CDS encoding MarR family winged helix-turn-helix transcriptional regulator produces MTAGRPDLWYSFVRAHRMMIREIERRLSAAGLPGYAWYDALWGLESGPGGTRRMHELADALAIERYNLTRLVDRLEQEGLVTRARSAEDGRAAFASITKEGRALRKKMWKVYESTVAELFLSQFSAGEQGTLADGLDRTTAAVRAVQSGTAD; encoded by the coding sequence ATGACAGCAGGGAGACCTGATCTTTGGTACTCGTTTGTGCGGGCGCACCGGATGATGATCCGCGAGATCGAACGCCGTCTGTCGGCGGCCGGACTGCCCGGCTACGCGTGGTATGACGCGCTGTGGGGCCTCGAGAGCGGGCCGGGCGGCACGCGACGCATGCACGAGCTGGCCGACGCGCTGGCCATCGAGCGCTACAACCTCACGCGGCTCGTGGATCGGTTGGAGCAGGAGGGGCTCGTCACGCGTGCGCGTTCGGCTGAAGACGGACGTGCGGCGTTTGCGTCCATCACCAAGGAGGGGCGCGCGTTGCGCAAGAAGATGTGGAAGGTCTACGAGTCGACCGTTGCCGAACTGTTTCTGAGCCAGTTCAGTGCGGGCGAGCAGGGCACGCTCGCCGACGGGCTCGATCGGACCACGGCCGCGGTGCGTGCGGTTCAGTCCGGTACGGCGGACTGA
- a CDS encoding transketolase-like TK C-terminal-containing protein, with protein sequence MNGECFDLSVRTQQTRAAAGACLARLADDALSAHCSTLSPRRAIRAIASALEQHDTTGEAAWVVRAARETAGDVETDVDATAAHRRVSAWPLWFGNETQRVEKPLLYLLRSPSVTGLRAALFEAAHHGVFCNDVEALASRWPRSVQPALPLWLSASPDGTPYDPASGAETLAILRAALRALYLDGERGFVYVSTHPDDDNSPPLSDADAQHAFRGMYRVAVHEGERTRSLRLLGAGKALSEVRRAAALLNEAWGVNCEVWSCPSYTRLAREAYEVERSNLFCAPTQTRTAHVLRCLSDSTAPVVAVTGYARSIASQIGAFVPGRFVALGAEPNPVGTATPDARWIAAVALKALMDDGVLPAGTTAVDVSRGRQSAVPD encoded by the coding sequence ATGAATGGGGAGTGCTTCGATCTTTCGGTGCGTACGCAGCAGACGCGCGCCGCCGCCGGCGCCTGTCTGGCGCGGCTCGCCGACGACGCGCTGAGCGCGCACTGTTCGACCCTCTCGCCACGCCGCGCGATACGCGCCATTGCAAGCGCGCTGGAGCAGCACGACACGACGGGCGAAGCCGCCTGGGTCGTTCGGGCCGCACGGGAGACGGCAGGCGACGTCGAGACCGATGTCGACGCAACGGCGGCGCACCGCCGTGTCAGCGCCTGGCCGCTATGGTTCGGGAATGAAACGCAACGCGTCGAGAAGCCGCTGTTGTACCTGCTTCGTTCGCCTTCCGTGACAGGGCTTCGCGCCGCGCTGTTCGAAGCGGCGCATCACGGCGTCTTCTGTAACGATGTGGAAGCGCTCGCGTCGCGTTGGCCGCGCAGCGTGCAGCCCGCCCTGCCCCTCTGGCTCTCGGCGAGCCCCGACGGCACGCCGTACGACCCGGCGTCGGGCGCCGAAACCCTCGCCATCCTGCGCGCCGCACTCCGCGCGCTATACCTCGACGGCGAGCGCGGCTTCGTCTACGTCTCGACCCACCCCGACGACGACAACTCACCACCGCTGTCGGACGCCGATGCGCAGCACGCCTTTCGCGGCATGTACCGCGTCGCCGTGCACGAGGGCGAACGCACGCGCAGCCTTCGGCTGCTCGGCGCGGGCAAAGCGCTCTCCGAGGTGCGGCGAGCGGCTGCCCTGCTCAACGAAGCATGGGGGGTGAACTGCGAAGTCTGGAGTTGCCCGAGCTACACGCGCCTCGCGCGGGAGGCATACGAAGTCGAACGCTCGAACCTGTTCTGCGCACCGACGCAGACCCGAACGGCGCATGTGCTGCGGTGTCTCTCCGATAGCACGGCGCCGGTCGTCGCCGTCACCGGCTATGCCCGATCGATCGCCAGCCAGATCGGCGCATTCGTTCCGGGACGCTTCGTGGCGCTCGGCGCGGAGCCGAATCCGGTGGGCACCGCAACACCGGACGCGCGCTGGATTGCCGCCGTCGCGCTCAAAGCGCTGATGGACGACGGCGTGCTGCCCGCGGGAACCACCGCCGTCGATGTATCGCGCGGCCGTCAGTCCGCCGTACCGGACTGA
- a CDS encoding glutathione S-transferase family protein yields MTTANGLTFYTADTPNGQKVAIFLSEASLGHEQVTLDLSRGDQQRPEYLKLNPNGKIPAIVDHAAGVTLFESGAILSYLSRKTGCLLPSSDAGRLAVDQWLHFQIGGIGPMFGQLWWFLHGSKTGNEEAIERYRQQALRLYRVVDGRLSESAFLALPDYSIADIAAFTWLRTSGELNLDIGPYTHVRRWLDRIESRTAVQQGLLRSRLGTAAERVEA; encoded by the coding sequence ATGACAACCGCTAACGGTCTTACGTTCTATACGGCCGACACGCCCAATGGCCAAAAGGTCGCCATCTTCCTGAGCGAGGCCTCGCTCGGGCACGAACAGGTCACGCTGGATCTTTCCCGGGGCGATCAGCAACGGCCCGAGTATTTGAAGCTCAACCCCAACGGCAAGATTCCCGCCATCGTCGATCACGCGGCGGGCGTGACGCTCTTCGAGTCGGGCGCGATCCTCTCGTATCTGTCGCGCAAGACCGGATGCCTCCTGCCGTCGAGCGACGCCGGGCGTCTTGCCGTCGATCAGTGGCTGCATTTCCAGATCGGCGGCATCGGGCCGATGTTCGGGCAGTTGTGGTGGTTTCTCCACGGCTCCAAGACCGGCAACGAAGAGGCGATCGAGCGCTATCGGCAGCAGGCGCTGCGTCTCTACCGCGTCGTGGATGGGCGTCTGAGCGAGTCGGCGTTCCTCGCCTTGCCGGACTACAGCATTGCGGACATCGCCGCCTTCACGTGGTTGCGAACGAGCGGCGAGTTGAATCTGGATATCGGACCGTACACGCACGTGCGCCGATGGCTGGACCGGATCGAGTCGCGCACTGCCGTGCAGCAGGGGCTGTTGCGCTCGCGGTTGGGTACGGCAGCCGAGCGCGTGGAGGCTTGA
- a CDS encoding DMT family transporter, with product MAWVYLFLAAALEVIMGLSLKFNEGWTRPGPSVLAVAAALGSIYLLALALRSLPVGAAYAIWTGVGTVGLILVGAMVFGETVSGSRILFLALTIGGIVGLRFSEAA from the coding sequence ATGGCCTGGGTCTATCTGTTTCTCGCCGCCGCACTCGAAGTGATCATGGGGCTGTCGCTGAAATTCAACGAGGGATGGACGCGACCCGGCCCGAGTGTGCTGGCTGTGGCGGCGGCGCTGGGCAGCATCTATCTGCTCGCGCTGGCGCTGCGCTCACTGCCGGTCGGCGCGGCCTATGCGATCTGGACGGGGGTGGGCACGGTGGGGCTGATTCTCGTTGGCGCGATGGTGTTCGGCGAGACGGTGAGCGGTTCGCGCATCCTGTTCCTCGCGCTCACGATCGGCGGGATCGTCGGTCTGCGTTTTTCCGAAGCGGCATGA
- a CDS encoding inositol monophosphatase family protein, producing the protein MQHPMLNIAVKAARRAGTIINRASLDVDAIKVSKKQHNDFVTEVDKAAEQAIIETLLQAYPDHAILAEESGEAHGKADSEYQWIIDPLDGTTNFIHGLPYYCTSIALAHKGIVQQAVVYDPTRNELFTASRGRGAYLDGKRIRVSRRDRLADGLIGTGFPFRDLQGVENYLKMFGTMTEHCAGIRRPGAAALDLANVAAGRMDGFFEQGLNPWDMAAGSLLITEAGGLVGNYTGESNFLFEGEILAANPKIYAEMVRLLDGYSRAKRVAPKTKAKTSAATEDNAQS; encoded by the coding sequence ATGCAGCATCCCATGCTCAATATCGCGGTGAAGGCCGCGCGCCGCGCCGGTACCATCATCAACCGGGCTTCCCTCGATGTCGACGCCATCAAGGTCAGCAAGAAGCAGCACAACGACTTCGTGACGGAAGTGGACAAGGCGGCAGAGCAAGCGATCATCGAAACCCTCCTGCAAGCCTATCCCGACCACGCCATCCTCGCCGAAGAATCCGGCGAGGCGCACGGCAAAGCGGATTCGGAATATCAGTGGATCATCGATCCGCTCGATGGCACCACCAACTTCATTCACGGCCTGCCCTACTACTGCACCTCGATCGCACTCGCGCACAAGGGCATCGTCCAGCAAGCCGTGGTTTACGATCCCACCCGCAACGAACTCTTCACGGCTTCGCGCGGCCGCGGCGCCTACCTCGACGGCAAGCGCATCCGCGTCTCGCGCCGCGATCGCCTGGCCGACGGCCTGATCGGCACGGGTTTCCCGTTCCGCGACCTGCAAGGGGTGGAGAACTACCTCAAGATGTTCGGCACGATGACCGAACACTGTGCCGGCATTCGCCGTCCGGGGGCTGCGGCGCTCGATCTGGCGAACGTCGCCGCCGGCCGCATGGACGGTTTTTTCGAGCAAGGCCTGAACCCGTGGGACATGGCCGCAGGCAGCCTGCTGATCACCGAAGCCGGGGGTCTGGTCGGTAACTACACCGGCGAGTCGAACTTCCTGTTCGAAGGCGAAATCCTCGCAGCCAATCCGAAGATATACGCGGAGATGGTCAGACTGCTGGACGGCTACTCGCGCGCCAAGCGCGTCGCCCCGAAGACGAAGGCCAAGACCAGCGCCGCCACGGAAGACAACGCACAGTCGTAA
- a CDS encoding RNA methyltransferase produces the protein MPQSPAPVDPATSAAPTIVPPLFDRVRFVLNETSHPGNVGSAARAIKTMGFGRLVLAAPRAGVEVLRDPEAVALASGADDVLANALVVPDLNTALQGVSWAVALSARSREYGPPNAEPRESAALAVQHAAQGDAVAFLFGSERTGLSNVDVERCNALVHIPANPLYSSLNLSQAVQLIAYEVRMACLARERGELVRDGADTGTSDVAAASAPTTHESLATRDDVEGMLAHLERALVDLDFLDPDNPKKLMTRLRRLFAKSHLEREEVNILRGIAKHILERRIRR, from the coding sequence ATGCCTCAGTCCCCCGCCCCTGTCGATCCCGCCACCTCCGCCGCCCCCACCATCGTGCCGCCGTTGTTCGATCGCGTGCGTTTCGTGCTCAACGAAACGAGCCACCCCGGCAACGTCGGCTCCGCCGCGCGTGCGATCAAGACGATGGGCTTTGGTCGTCTGGTGCTGGCGGCGCCGCGTGCGGGTGTCGAAGTCCTGCGCGACCCGGAAGCCGTGGCGCTGGCCAGCGGGGCGGACGATGTGCTGGCGAATGCGCTCGTCGTGCCCGACCTGAACACCGCGCTGCAGGGCGTGAGCTGGGCCGTGGCGCTCTCCGCGCGTTCGCGCGAATACGGGCCGCCGAACGCCGAGCCGCGCGAGAGCGCCGCGTTGGCCGTGCAGCACGCGGCGCAGGGCGACGCGGTGGCATTCCTCTTCGGCAGCGAGCGCACGGGGCTGTCCAATGTCGACGTCGAACGCTGTAACGCGCTCGTCCACATCCCCGCCAATCCGTTGTACAGCTCGCTCAATCTGTCGCAGGCAGTGCAACTGATCGCTTACGAAGTGCGCATGGCGTGCCTGGCGCGCGAGCGCGGCGAACTGGTCAGGGATGGGGCAGACACGGGGACGAGCGACGTGGCTGCCGCGAGTGCGCCCACGACGCACGAATCGCTGGCGACGCGCGACGACGTGGAAGGCATGCTCGCGCATCTGGAGCGTGCGCTCGTCGATCTCGACTTTCTCGATCCCGATAATCCCAAGAAGCTCATGACGCGCTTGCGGCGGCTCTTCGCCAAGAGCCACCTGGAGCGCGAGGAAGTGAACATCCTGCGCGGCATCGCGAAGCACATCCTCGAGCGCAGGATCCGGCGTTGA
- the cysE gene encoding serine O-acetyltransferase yields the protein MFTRLREDIAAIRQKDPAARSNWEVLTCYPGLHAVMLHRVANGCWRSGFKWLGRYISQYARFLTGIEIHPGATLGRRVFIDHGMGVVIGETAVIGDDCTIYQGVTLGGTSLARGAKRHPTLEAGVIVGAGAKVLGGFTVGEGAKIGSNAVVVKEVPAGGTAVGNPARIIRPRSAEAPRGEGESGQGAGLPGGNGRKAEFSAYGITPNADDPVSLAIHGLIENAADQSHRIDVMVVALNQLGAHLEALGASRIDTAELRKLGKEIQDM from the coding sequence ATGTTTACCCGTCTTCGCGAAGATATCGCCGCCATTCGGCAAAAGGACCCCGCCGCTCGCAGCAACTGGGAAGTGCTCACCTGCTATCCCGGCTTGCATGCCGTCATGCTCCATCGCGTGGCCAACGGTTGCTGGCGGTCGGGTTTCAAGTGGCTGGGTCGCTACATCTCGCAGTACGCGCGCTTTCTTACCGGCATCGAGATTCACCCCGGCGCTACGCTGGGTCGACGCGTCTTCATCGATCACGGCATGGGCGTGGTGATCGGCGAGACGGCCGTGATCGGCGACGATTGCACGATCTATCAGGGCGTCACGCTTGGTGGCACGTCGCTTGCGCGCGGCGCAAAACGCCACCCCACGCTCGAGGCCGGTGTGATCGTCGGCGCCGGGGCCAAGGTGCTGGGCGGCTTCACCGTGGGCGAAGGGGCGAAGATCGGCTCGAACGCGGTCGTGGTCAAGGAAGTCCCCGCGGGCGGTACCGCCGTGGGCAATCCCGCACGCATCATTCGGCCGCGCAGCGCCGAGGCGCCACGTGGCGAAGGCGAGAGCGGGCAGGGCGCCGGCTTGCCGGGCGGCAATGGTCGCAAGGCGGAGTTCTCGGCCTACGGCATCACGCCGAACGCCGACGACCCGGTTTCGCTCGCCATTCACGGACTGATCGAGAACGCGGCCGATCAATCGCACAGGATCGACGTGATGGTCGTCGCGCTCAATCAGCTCGGCGCGCACCTGGAAGCGCTCGGTGCGAGCAGGATCGATACGGCCGAACTGCGCAAGCTCGGCAAGGAAATTCAGGACATGTGA
- a CDS encoding UDP-2,3-diacylglucosamine diphosphatase, giving the protein MTPRGDGPALFISDLHLSPALPRTVQVFEDFLRGPAREASILFILGDLFEYWVGDDMLGADMPGAGGNDSADAAPEPLGAFARRMTAAMAELSSSGVPIAVMRGNRDFLLGERFARAAGAVMLDDPCVFPFLGQALVLSHGDQLCTDDVGYQRFRRVAHSPLGKAFFLALPLRLRMAIADRIRRRSAARGAHRMAYADANPDAIHALLDAAGERTLVHGHTHRPARHADGRRVRWVLPDWEFDMEPPRGGYLQWDAHGLRAIDLVPGA; this is encoded by the coding sequence GTGACACCACGGGGCGACGGGCCCGCGCTTTTCATTTCCGACCTTCACCTCTCGCCCGCCCTGCCGCGCACGGTGCAAGTGTTCGAAGACTTCCTGCGCGGTCCCGCGCGTGAAGCGTCCATTCTTTTCATTCTCGGCGATCTGTTCGAATACTGGGTCGGCGACGACATGCTCGGCGCCGACATGCCGGGCGCCGGCGGCAATGACTCCGCCGACGCCGCTCCCGAACCGCTCGGCGCATTCGCCCGACGCATGACCGCCGCCATGGCCGAACTGTCGTCCAGCGGTGTGCCGATCGCGGTGATGCGCGGCAACCGCGACTTCCTGCTCGGCGAGCGCTTCGCGCGGGCCGCGGGCGCGGTGATGCTCGACGATCCGTGCGTGTTCCCGTTTCTCGGTCAGGCGCTCGTGCTCAGCCACGGCGACCAGTTGTGCACCGACGACGTGGGTTATCAACGTTTTCGCCGCGTGGCGCACTCGCCGCTCGGCAAGGCGTTTTTCCTTGCGCTGCCGTTGCGGCTTCGCATGGCGATTGCCGATCGCATCCGTCGTCGCAGCGCCGCCCGGGGCGCGCATCGGATGGCATATGCCGACGCCAACCCAGACGCCATCCATGCGCTGCTCGACGCCGCCGGCGAGCGCACGCTCGTGCACGGCCACACGCATCGCCCCGCGCGCCATGCCGACGGCCGGCGCGTGCGCTGGGTGCTGCCCGACTGGGAATTCGACATGGAGCCGCCGCGCGGCGGCTATCTGCAGTGGGATGCCCACGGCCTGCGCGCGATCGATCTCGTACCGGGCGCATAG
- a CDS encoding peptidylprolyl isomerase — MVELHTNHGIIRIELDEAKAPKTVENFLNYVKAGFYDNTVFHRVINGFMIQGGGFEPGMKQKGTQAPIDNEANNGLKNNKYTLAMARTNDPHSATAQFFINVADNDFLNHSAPTPQGWGYAVFGKVVEGQDVVDAIKAVKTGSKGFHQDVPVDDVVIEKAVIVA, encoded by the coding sequence ATGGTTGAACTGCACACCAATCACGGCATCATCCGCATCGAACTCGACGAAGCCAAGGCGCCCAAGACGGTCGAGAACTTCCTGAACTACGTCAAGGCCGGCTTCTACGACAACACGGTGTTCCACCGCGTGATCAACGGCTTCATGATCCAGGGCGGCGGTTTCGAGCCGGGCATGAAGCAAAAGGGTACGCAAGCGCCGATCGACAACGAAGCCAACAACGGCCTGAAGAACAACAAGTACACGCTGGCCATGGCCCGCACTAACGATCCGCACTCGGCCACGGCGCAGTTCTTCATCAACGTCGCCGACAACGACTTCCTGAACCACAGCGCGCCGACGCCGCAAGGCTGGGGCTACGCCGTGTTCGGCAAGGTCGTCGAAGGCCAGGACGTCGTCGATGCGATCAAGGCCGTGAAGACCGGTTCGAAGGGCTTCCACCAGGACGTGCCGGTCGACGACGTCGTGATCGAGAAGGCCGTCATCGTCGCGTAA
- a CDS encoding peptidylprolyl isomerase, which yields MRRAMLTGAVAVAALAGTSPSAFADTGLNTAAQDAQPRVQFKTSAGNFVVELNPKAAPKTVENFLQYVNSGFYNGTIFHRVINGFMIQGGGFTPEMAEKPTRAPIPLESKNGLKNLTGTIAMARTSAPNSATAQFFINVKDNPGLDYPSPDGNGYAVFGKVVAGMDTVEKIKGVATINKGMHQNVPATPVVIESASVVKR from the coding sequence CTGCGCCGCGCCATGCTCACCGGCGCCGTCGCCGTTGCAGCCCTCGCCGGCACGAGTCCGAGCGCCTTTGCGGACACGGGCCTGAACACCGCCGCGCAGGACGCGCAACCGCGCGTGCAGTTCAAGACGTCGGCCGGCAACTTCGTGGTCGAACTCAACCCGAAGGCCGCGCCGAAAACGGTCGAGAACTTCCTGCAATACGTGAATTCGGGCTTCTACAACGGCACGATCTTTCACCGCGTGATCAACGGCTTCATGATCCAGGGCGGCGGTTTCACGCCCGAGATGGCCGAAAAGCCCACGCGCGCGCCGATCCCGCTCGAGTCGAAAAACGGCCTGAAGAACCTGACCGGGACCATCGCGATGGCCCGCACGTCGGCCCCGAATTCCGCAACCGCGCAATTCTTCATCAATGTGAAGGATAATCCGGGCTTGGACTACCCCAGCCCGGACGGCAACGGCTACGCCGTGTTCGGCAAGGTGGTGGCCGGCATGGACACTGTCGAGAAAATCAAGGGTGTCGCCACGATCAACAAGGGCATGCATCAGAACGTGCCGGCCACGCCGGTCGTGATCGAATCGGCCAGCGTCGTCAAACGCTGA
- a CDS encoding tetratricopeptide repeat protein, which produces MTQRSRSLSHPATRLLSRRHPAAAAARHARALALAGATLGLAGALFALPAGAQAIIDPPPPAPLQTPQQASESAINKLVDKGNFSDALAKIDEHLKQYPRDAQVRFTRGRVLMEMGRSAEAIDAFTALTQDFPELPEPYNNLAALYAQSGEYDKARAALESAIRNNPGFAVAYSNLGDVYAKLAQQAYQKSLKLAPTARVSNREKILANMLAPQRAAPVSQTPAAPKAGDDAALKNIGKSGN; this is translated from the coding sequence ATGACGCAACGAAGCCGGTCACTTTCGCACCCCGCAACGCGCCTCCTCTCCCGACGCCACCCGGCCGCCGCTGCCGCACGCCACGCCCGTGCGCTCGCGCTCGCCGGCGCGACGCTCGGCCTCGCGGGCGCGCTGTTCGCCCTGCCGGCAGGCGCGCAGGCGATCATCGACCCGCCGCCGCCCGCACCGCTGCAAACGCCGCAGCAGGCGAGCGAGTCGGCCATCAACAAACTGGTCGACAAAGGCAACTTCAGCGACGCGCTCGCGAAGATCGACGAACACCTCAAGCAGTATCCGCGCGACGCGCAGGTTCGCTTCACGCGCGGCCGCGTGCTCATGGAGATGGGCCGCAGCGCGGAGGCGATCGACGCCTTCACCGCGCTCACGCAGGACTTCCCGGAACTGCCCGAGCCGTACAACAACCTGGCCGCGCTCTACGCGCAATCGGGCGAGTACGACAAGGCGCGCGCCGCACTCGAGAGCGCCATTCGCAACAACCCCGGCTTTGCCGTGGCCTATTCGAATCTGGGCGACGTCTATGCCAAGCTCGCCCAGCAGGCTTATCAGAAGTCTCTCAAGCTCGCGCCGACGGCGCGCGTATCGAACCGCGAAAAGATTCTGGCGAACATGCTCGCCCCGCAACGCGCCGCACCGGTCAGCCAGACGCCGGCGGCGCCCAAGGCCGGAGACGACGCCGCGCTGAAAAACATCGGCAAGTCGGGCAACTAA